One stretch of Niallia sp. XMNu-256 DNA includes these proteins:
- a CDS encoding ATP-binding cassette domain-containing protein: MITVSDVGLRFGDRKLFEDVNIKFTPGNCYGLIGANGAGKSTFLKILSGEIEPQSGSVTLGPGERLAVLKQDHFQYEEEEVLKVVIMGHSRLYEVMQEKDAIYMKADFSDEDGMRAAELEGEFAELNGWEAESEAAILLKGLGIEEALHDKKMADLTGGEKVKILLAQALFGKPDVLLLDEPTNHLDIKAIQWLEEFLINFENTVIVVSHDRHFLNKVCTHIADLDYAKIQIYVGNYDFWYESSQLASKMAQDANKKKEEKIKDLQNFIARFSANASKSKQATSRKKLLDKITLDDIRPSSRRYPYVNFTPDREIGNDLLRVEGLSKTIDGVKVLDNISFIMNKDDKIALVGANEIAKTTLFKILTGELEPDSGSFKWGITTSQAYFPKDNSEFFENSDLNLVDWLRQFSPTDDSESFLRGFLGRMLFSGEEVLKKASVLSGGEKVRCMLSKMMLSGANVLLLDEPTNHLDLESITALNNGLIAFKGSMIFSSHDHQFIQTIANRIIELTPNGMVDKQMTYDEYLDNQDLQAEIAQMYQA; the protein is encoded by the coding sequence ATGATAACTGTTAGTGATGTAGGTCTTCGTTTTGGAGACCGTAAATTATTTGAAGACGTCAATATTAAATTTACTCCTGGAAACTGTTACGGACTAATTGGTGCAAACGGTGCTGGGAAGTCAACATTTTTGAAAATATTATCAGGTGAAATCGAACCCCAATCAGGCTCTGTAACACTCGGTCCTGGGGAAAGACTTGCTGTTTTGAAACAGGATCACTTCCAGTACGAAGAGGAAGAAGTCTTAAAGGTAGTTATTATGGGTCATAGCCGACTTTACGAAGTGATGCAAGAAAAAGACGCCATTTATATGAAGGCTGACTTTTCAGATGAAGATGGCATGCGTGCAGCTGAACTTGAGGGCGAGTTTGCTGAATTAAATGGTTGGGAAGCTGAATCAGAAGCTGCCATTTTATTAAAAGGCCTTGGGATCGAAGAGGCTCTTCATGATAAAAAAATGGCTGACCTAACGGGCGGAGAGAAAGTAAAAATACTGTTAGCACAGGCATTATTTGGTAAACCAGATGTTCTTTTACTAGACGAACCTACAAACCATTTAGATATTAAAGCCATTCAATGGCTTGAGGAGTTTTTAATTAACTTCGAAAATACAGTAATTGTTGTTTCCCATGACCGACACTTTTTAAATAAAGTGTGTACACATATCGCTGATCTAGATTATGCTAAAATCCAAATTTATGTAGGTAACTATGATTTTTGGTACGAATCAAGTCAGTTAGCTTCAAAAATGGCACAAGATGCAAATAAAAAGAAGGAAGAAAAAATTAAAGATCTTCAGAATTTTATTGCCAGGTTCAGTGCTAATGCCTCTAAATCGAAGCAAGCGACCTCTCGTAAAAAATTATTAGATAAAATTACTTTGGATGATATCAGACCATCATCACGCCGATATCCATATGTCAACTTTACACCTGATCGTGAAATAGGCAATGACTTATTACGTGTCGAGGGTTTAAGTAAAACCATTGATGGCGTAAAGGTCTTGGATAACATAAGCTTTATTATGAATAAAGACGATAAAATCGCTCTAGTCGGAGCAAATGAAATCGCGAAAACAACACTTTTTAAAATATTAACAGGGGAATTAGAGCCTGACAGCGGCTCATTTAAATGGGGCATTACAACCTCACAAGCCTACTTCCCAAAAGATAACTCCGAGTTTTTTGAGAACAGTGATCTTAATCTTGTTGATTGGTTACGTCAGTTCTCACCAACAGATGATAGCGAAAGCTTCTTGAGAGGGTTCTTAGGAAGAATGTTATTCTCAGGAGAAGAAGTGTTAAAAAAGGCAAGTGTTCTTTCCGGAGGCGAGAAGGTTCGTTGCATGCTTTCTAAAATGATGTTAAGCGGTGCAAATGTATTACTACTAGATGAGCCGACGAACCACTTAGATTTAGAATCCATTACAGCCTTGAATAATGGACTTATTGCATTTAAAGGCTCTATGATCTTTTCATCCCATGACCACCAATTCATCCAAACGATTGCCAATCGAATTATTGAGTTAACTCCTAATGGCATGGTTGATAAACAGATGACTTATGATGAATATTTAGATAATCAAGATCTTCAAGCAGAAATCGCTCAAATGTATCAAGCTTAA
- the pflB gene encoding formate C-acetyltransferase, whose protein sequence is MEQWKCFTNGVWQKEVNVRDFILKNFTPYTGDEKFLEGPTEATTKLWDQVMDLSKREREAGGVLDADTKIVSSITSHGPGYLDKELEQIVGFQTDKPFKRSLMPFGGIRMAKTALESYGFELDKEVEHTFTEYRKTHNQGVFDVYTPEMRAARSAGVITGLPDAYGRGRIIGDYRRVALYGVDFLMQEKLREYQYIGDGSMSSDVIRDREEYSEQYRALKELKEMAASYGYDLSKPASNAKEAIQWLYFGYLAAIKEQNGAAMSLGRTSTFLDIYIERDLQNGTLTEKEAQELVDHFVMKLRLVKFARTPEYNELYSGDPTWVTESIAGMALDGRPLVTKNSFRFLHTLDNLGPAPEPNLTILWSTKLPEAFKQYAAKMSIKSSAIQYENDDIMREHWGDDYGIACCVSAMRIGKQMQFFGARVNMAKALLYAINGGVDEKLKKQVGPSYQSITSEYLDYDEVIAKYDKMLDWLCGLYVNTLNVIHYMHDKYAYERIEMALHDREVLRTMACGIAGLSVAADSLSAIKYAKVKTIRDENGLVVDYEMEGDYPKYGNNDERVDSIAVKLVEDIMNKIRKHKTYRNAVPTQSVLTITSNVVYGKKTGATPDGREAGKPFAPGANPMHGRDTKGALASLTSVAKLPYESSLDGISNTFTITPNALGREDESQVNNLVAMLDGYMTKHGHHINVNVLNRDTLLEAMEHPELYPQLTIRVSGYAVNFIKLTREQQIDVINRTFHESVAGSPKETVLA, encoded by the coding sequence ATGGAACAATGGAAATGTTTTACTAATGGAGTTTGGCAAAAAGAGGTTAATGTTCGAGATTTTATTCTAAAAAACTTCACTCCTTATACGGGTGATGAGAAATTTTTAGAAGGCCCTACAGAAGCAACAACTAAGCTTTGGGATCAAGTAATGGATTTATCAAAAAGGGAACGTGAAGCTGGTGGAGTTTTAGATGCGGATACAAAAATTGTATCATCGATTACTTCACATGGTCCTGGTTATTTAGATAAAGAGCTAGAACAAATTGTCGGTTTTCAAACGGATAAACCTTTTAAACGTTCATTAATGCCTTTCGGTGGAATTAGAATGGCGAAAACTGCTTTAGAATCATACGGCTTTGAATTAGATAAGGAAGTTGAACACACTTTTACCGAATATCGTAAAACACATAATCAAGGTGTATTTGATGTTTATACACCTGAAATGAGAGCTGCACGATCTGCCGGTGTCATTACTGGTCTACCTGATGCTTATGGACGCGGCCGGATTATCGGTGACTACCGTCGTGTTGCCCTCTACGGTGTAGATTTCTTAATGCAAGAAAAGTTAAGAGAGTATCAATATATCGGTGACGGATCCATGTCTTCTGATGTCATTCGTGACCGTGAAGAATACAGTGAACAGTACCGCGCATTAAAAGAACTTAAGGAAATGGCTGCTTCTTATGGTTATGATCTTTCTAAGCCAGCATCAAATGCAAAAGAAGCGATCCAATGGTTATACTTTGGTTATTTAGCTGCGATAAAAGAACAAAATGGTGCGGCAATGAGTCTTGGACGTACATCTACTTTCTTAGATATATATATTGAAAGAGATTTACAGAATGGTACATTAACAGAAAAAGAAGCTCAAGAATTAGTCGATCATTTTGTAATGAAGCTTCGTCTTGTTAAATTTGCAAGAACGCCTGAATACAATGAATTATATAGTGGAGATCCAACATGGGTAACTGAATCAATTGCTGGTATGGCTCTTGACGGACGTCCGTTAGTAACGAAAAACTCTTTCCGTTTCTTACACACATTAGATAATTTAGGACCTGCTCCAGAACCAAACTTAACGATTCTATGGTCTACTAAGCTTCCAGAAGCATTTAAACAATATGCAGCAAAAATGTCGATTAAATCAAGTGCAATCCAATACGAAAACGATGACATCATGAGAGAACATTGGGGCGACGACTATGGAATTGCTTGCTGTGTTTCTGCTATGAGAATTGGTAAACAAATGCAATTCTTCGGTGCTCGTGTCAACATGGCCAAAGCGCTATTGTATGCAATCAACGGTGGGGTTGATGAAAAACTGAAAAAACAAGTGGGTCCATCCTATCAATCCATCACTTCTGAATATTTAGATTATGACGAAGTAATTGCTAAATATGATAAAATGCTTGATTGGTTATGTGGATTATATGTGAATACCCTTAATGTTATTCACTATATGCATGATAAATATGCCTACGAAAGAATTGAAATGGCCCTTCATGACCGTGAAGTTTTAAGAACCATGGCATGTGGGATTGCAGGACTTTCAGTTGCAGCAGACTCATTAAGTGCGATTAAATATGCAAAAGTAAAAACCATTCGCGATGAAAATGGTTTAGTGGTTGATTATGAAATGGAAGGCGACTACCCTAAATACGGGAATAATGATGAACGCGTCGATTCGATTGCTGTTAAACTTGTTGAAGACATTATGAACAAGATTAGAAAACACAAAACTTATCGTAATGCCGTACCAACTCAATCCGTATTAACAATTACATCTAACGTCGTATATGGGAAGAAAACGGGTGCAACTCCTGATGGACGTGAAGCTGGTAAACCATTTGCACCTGGTGCGAACCCAATGCATGGCCGTGACACGAAAGGGGCTCTAGCTTCTTTAACATCTGTTGCTAAATTGCCTTACGAATCTTCATTAGATGGAATTTCTAATACATTCACGATCACTCCGAATGCACTTGGACGTGAGGATGAGTCTCAAGTCAACAATTTAGTTGCTATGCTTGATGGCTATATGACAAAACACGGACATCATATCAATGTTAACGTATTAAATCGTGATACTTTATTAGAGGCGATGGAACATCCTGAATTATATCCACAATTAACGATTCGAGTTTCTGGATATGCAGTTAACTTTATTAAACTTACTCGCGAACAACAAATCGATGTGATCAACCGTACATTCCATGAAAGTGTAGCGGGTTCACCTAAAGAAACAGTTTTAGCCTAA
- a CDS encoding YuzL family protein: MSKRKKDPSKIGLNSPQVEGQGTTTTETGSVKAPSSRNKQKRY, from the coding sequence ATGTCGAAACGCAAAAAAGATCCATCTAAAATTGGGTTAAATTCTCCACAAGTTGAGGGACAGGGAACAACGACAACGGAAACTGGTTCTGTTAAAGCTCCATCTTCTCGTAACAAACAAAAGCGCTATTAA
- a CDS encoding DHHA1 domain-containing protein: MIHLYTHNDLDGLGCGILAKLAFGEEIEVHYNSVARLNPQVERFFDKQGAGEKDVLWITDLTVNESNSKKIDQFVKAGGKAQFLDHHKTALHLNEYSWAKVLVSYDDGKLTSATTLFYDYLLENEFIKSSESLNEFVELIRQYDTWDWEKNDNIKAKQLNDLFSLLSLDDFETRMIDRLKNEETFSFNEFEQQILKMEEDKINRYIRKKNRELVQTFIGDQCAGVVHAEMYHSELGNELGKENSHLDYIAILNMGGKKVSFRTIHDHIDVSEVAGRFGGGGHVKASGCTMTDQAFELFVKEVFPLESSKLDAPKNQHNLKNNPSGCLYENVKKEKWFIKQNDNKNWVIEHEHKLLPISFPSFIEAEQFVKRQYTAALTRDDQYIEYIKNNKKNHS, from the coding sequence TTGATTCATTTATATACCCATAATGATTTAGATGGACTTGGTTGCGGAATATTGGCAAAGTTGGCATTTGGTGAGGAGATTGAGGTTCATTATAATTCAGTAGCGCGATTAAATCCCCAAGTAGAACGTTTTTTTGACAAACAAGGCGCAGGGGAAAAGGATGTCTTGTGGATTACCGATTTAACGGTTAATGAGTCGAATAGTAAAAAAATTGATCAATTTGTAAAGGCAGGTGGAAAGGCACAATTTTTAGATCATCATAAAACTGCATTACACTTAAATGAATATAGTTGGGCCAAAGTTTTAGTTTCTTATGATGATGGGAAGTTAACGTCTGCAACAACCTTATTTTATGACTATTTACTTGAAAATGAATTCATAAAATCGAGTGAGTCTTTGAATGAGTTTGTGGAGTTAATTCGCCAATATGATACATGGGATTGGGAAAAAAACGATAATATAAAAGCTAAACAATTAAATGATTTATTTTCATTGTTATCATTAGATGATTTCGAAACAAGGATGATTGACCGATTAAAAAATGAAGAGACCTTTTCTTTTAATGAGTTTGAGCAACAAATTTTGAAGATGGAAGAGGATAAAATTAATCGTTATATCCGTAAAAAAAATCGCGAGCTTGTCCAAACTTTTATTGGTGATCAATGTGCTGGGGTTGTTCATGCAGAAATGTATCATTCTGAGTTAGGGAATGAATTAGGGAAAGAAAATAGTCACTTAGATTACATTGCCATTTTAAATATGGGTGGGAAAAAGGTTAGTTTCCGAACGATCCATGATCACATTGATGTTTCGGAAGTAGCCGGTCGTTTTGGTGGAGGAGGCCATGTAAAAGCCTCAGGTTGTACGATGACAGACCAAGCATTTGAATTATTTGTAAAAGAAGTGTTTCCTTTAGAATCATCAAAATTGGATGCACCAAAAAATCAACACAATCTTAAAAATAACCCATCAGGTTGTTTATATGAGAACGTAAAAAAAGAAAAATGGTTTATTAAGCAAAACGACAATAAGAATTGGGTAATTGAGCATGAGCATAAGTTATTGCCAATCAGTTTTCCTTCCTTTATAGAAGCTGAGCAATTTGTCAAAAGACAGTATACAGCTGCTTTAACTAGAGATGATCAATATATCGAGTATATTAAAAATAACAAAAAGAATCATTCTTAA